One Sodalinema gerasimenkoae IPPAS B-353 DNA segment encodes these proteins:
- a CDS encoding Uma2 family endonuclease produces the protein MTIAKSSQPDLKTLPDHTQLPDSDGTFVKNFQEHPQSIVLTDSLQPILERLHPDQHYAIGQDCGIYWRITDPPERGAECLDWFYVPNVPPTLEGQLRRSYVLWQEWIPPLIALEFVSGDGSEERDRTPLDRTSETRQKPGKFWVYEQIIRPAFYGIYEVQNAQVEVYHLVENRYELVSANERGHYSIPQLGVELGIWQGRYGNMVLPWLRWWDSQGNLLLTGDERAKRAELALEEERQRGEQREQELQEERQRAEQREQELQEERQRAERLAQLLRSQGINPDEL, from the coding sequence ATGACCATCGCCAAATCCTCACAACCGGATCTAAAGACCCTACCGGATCATACCCAACTCCCTGATTCTGATGGAACCTTTGTGAAAAACTTTCAGGAGCATCCCCAAAGTATCGTCCTGACGGATTCCCTGCAACCCATCTTAGAGCGGCTACATCCGGATCAACACTATGCCATTGGTCAAGATTGTGGCATTTATTGGCGCATCACAGACCCTCCAGAACGGGGAGCCGAATGTCTGGACTGGTTTTATGTTCCCAATGTGCCACCCACCCTTGAAGGACAGTTACGGCGTTCTTATGTGTTGTGGCAAGAGTGGATTCCCCCCTTAATTGCCCTTGAGTTTGTCTCGGGAGATGGCTCTGAGGAACGTGATCGCACTCCCCTGGATCGCACATCAGAAACCCGTCAAAAACCCGGCAAGTTCTGGGTCTATGAACAGATTATTCGCCCTGCCTTTTATGGAATTTACGAGGTTCAGAACGCCCAAGTTGAGGTCTATCACTTAGTTGAAAACCGCTATGAACTCGTCAGTGCCAATGAACGGGGTCATTATTCAATTCCACAACTGGGGGTTGAGTTGGGGATTTGGCAAGGACGCTATGGCAACATGGTCTTACCCTGGCTACGGTGGTGGGATAGTCAGGGAAATTTGCTATTGACGGGGGATGAACGGGCCAAACGAGCGGAATTGGCCTTAGAAGAGGAACGCCAACGGGGAGAACAACGGGAACAGGAATTACAGGAGGAACGCCAACGAGCAGAACAACGGGAACAGGAATTACAGGAGGAACGCCAACGAGCAGAACGACTGGCGCAGTTGTTGCGATCGCAGGGCATCAACCCTGACGAGTTATGA
- a CDS encoding S8 family serine peptidase: MTSLPNDPFFGLQWYLYNTGQDGRTPRIDLNLIDEDPNTFNVWDDYSGRGVTIAIIDDGVEATHEDLAANYNSQPLGLIPPYDPDEGRPLNPEDDHGTNVAGIIAGVANNNTGITGIAFNSQITGFRYDDITLEDASIIARQAAFDISNNSWGGSNAFDGNFATDPQFAEALETAVSTGRNGLGTVFVWAAGNERLEGLRSDYENAANSRYTIAVAAMDGNGIHAPYSNLGSSLLVSAFGDGDDEREIPASIVTTDLMGDAGGNPPQDESTQDLENVNYTRLFNGTSSSTPMVSGVVALMLEANPQLGYRDVQTILAHSARQTDPNNSAWQFNGATTWNGGGLHVNPNYGFGLVDAHGAVRLAETWTGQRTHGNEQVVQGTSAPNVVLPDVGAATDSITIPVGVNLNYTEITLNLTHGALENLVIDLTSPAGTQSTLFDGPGLKEVNLGEDEDGIQRLVDFADFRKSPEDFTDDPDFLALGEFYQKGIDFTFSSSFNWAETGQGEWTLTITDTQPGEMGTLNGWDLRLYGDEVTTDNTYIYTQEYGTVNDSERQVLRDTQGSNTINAAAIRSDSFLDLNPGTSSTLAGQPLLLDGETLIIDAFTGDGHDTLVGNDANNRLNGGRGNDIIAARMGDDVITADRGNNLVFGNEGNDTLLGGDGDDTLFGGQGNDILIGGEGNDILSGDLGDDTLTGGGGNDIFVIRADGGQALITDFSVGSDRIGLSHGLTLEALTLAQAGGDALIRQGDNTLAILNNVDSASLTPESFLEISFT; encoded by the coding sequence ATGACATCATTACCGAACGATCCCTTCTTTGGACTACAGTGGTATCTCTACAACACCGGCCAAGACGGTCGAACCCCTCGAATCGACCTAAACCTTATCGATGAAGATCCTAATACCTTTAATGTTTGGGATGACTACAGCGGTCGAGGCGTGACCATTGCCATCATTGACGATGGTGTTGAGGCAACCCACGAGGATTTGGCTGCCAACTACAATAGCCAGCCTCTGGGTCTCATTCCCCCCTACGATCCTGATGAGGGCCGTCCTTTAAACCCGGAGGACGACCATGGCACCAACGTAGCCGGTATTATTGCTGGGGTTGCCAACAATAACACCGGGATAACAGGGATTGCCTTCAACTCACAAATTACAGGATTTCGCTATGACGATATAACTTTAGAAGATGCAAGTATCATTGCCCGCCAAGCTGCCTTTGATATTTCTAATAATAGCTGGGGTGGAAGCAATGCCTTTGACGGCAACTTTGCGACTGATCCCCAGTTTGCCGAGGCATTGGAAACAGCAGTCAGCACCGGACGAAATGGACTAGGAACCGTTTTTGTCTGGGCGGCTGGTAATGAGCGGCTTGAAGGACTCCGCAGTGACTATGAAAATGCTGCCAACTCCCGTTACACTATCGCAGTTGCAGCCATGGATGGCAATGGCATTCACGCGCCTTACAGCAATCTTGGAAGCAGCCTATTGGTATCCGCCTTTGGGGATGGTGATGACGAACGGGAGATTCCCGCAAGTATTGTCACCACAGACCTCATGGGAGACGCTGGAGGTAACCCGCCCCAGGATGAAAGTACTCAAGACTTAGAGAACGTCAACTACACGCGCCTATTCAATGGCACCTCCTCATCTACTCCCATGGTATCCGGGGTGGTTGCCCTGATGCTAGAGGCCAACCCACAACTGGGTTATCGAGATGTTCAAACTATTCTCGCCCATTCCGCTCGCCAGACAGACCCGAATAATAGTGCTTGGCAGTTCAATGGAGCAACCACCTGGAACGGAGGTGGACTCCATGTAAATCCTAACTATGGCTTTGGTTTAGTCGATGCCCATGGGGCTGTTCGTTTAGCAGAAACCTGGACTGGCCAACGCACTCATGGCAATGAACAGGTGGTTCAGGGAACTTCAGCCCCTAACGTAGTCCTTCCAGATGTGGGAGCCGCCACTGATAGCATCACAATCCCCGTCGGGGTCAATCTGAACTACACGGAAATTACTCTGAATCTTACTCATGGGGCTTTAGAGAACCTAGTCATCGACCTCACCTCTCCCGCTGGCACTCAAAGCACCCTTTTTGACGGACCTGGATTAAAAGAAGTCAATTTGGGGGAGGATGAGGACGGCATCCAACGTCTAGTCGATTTTGCTGATTTCCGTAAAAGTCCCGAGGATTTCACCGACGATCCTGATTTTCTCGCACTTGGGGAGTTTTACCAAAAAGGGATAGACTTCACCTTTTCGAGTAGCTTTAACTGGGCAGAAACGGGGCAGGGGGAATGGACTTTGACCATCACCGATACTCAGCCCGGAGAGATGGGTACCCTGAATGGCTGGGATTTGCGACTGTACGGAGATGAGGTGACCACTGACAACACCTACATCTATACCCAGGAGTATGGCACTGTTAATGACTCTGAGCGCCAAGTGCTGCGAGATACCCAAGGCAGCAACACCATTAACGCGGCAGCCATTCGGTCTGATAGTTTTCTTGACCTCAATCCTGGAACCTCGAGTACCCTGGCTGGCCAACCCCTTCTCCTAGATGGAGAAACGCTGATTATTGATGCTTTCACAGGAGATGGTCATGACACCCTGGTGGGCAATGATGCTAACAACCGTCTGAATGGAGGACGGGGGAATGATATTATCGCGGCTCGTATGGGCGATGATGTAATTACAGCAGATCGGGGCAATAACCTGGTTTTCGGCAATGAGGGCAATGATACGCTTCTGGGGGGAGATGGGGATGATACCCTCTTCGGCGGTCAGGGTAATGATATTCTCATCGGTGGTGAGGGTAATGATATTCTCTCGGGAGATCTCGGGGATGACACCCTCACCGGCGGCGGCGGAAACGATATTTTCGTTATTCGCGCGGATGGAGGACAAGCACTAATTACTGATTTCAGCGTGGGGAGCGATCGCATTGGACTGTCCCATGGTCTAACTTTAGAAGCCTTAACCCTGGCACAGGCTGGCGGTGACGCTTTGATTCGTCAAGGGGACAATACGCTGGCTATTCTCAATAATGTAGACTCAGCTAGTTTAACCCCTGAAAGTTTCCTGGAGATCAGTTTCACCTAA
- a CDS encoding ureidoglycolate lyase, which yields MLTQLRELHPEPITAESFAPYGQLITPQEDGKPFDAQDAQLELNQGQPRFYLMRLHYRGDRFHQITRHERCSQCLGSLQGQNWYLAVAPPTQGNCPDATRLKAFHIPGTCFVKLHRGTWHAGPYFEAETVDFYNLELTDTNVTDHLSYDYLEKDGVEFSIIPKPD from the coding sequence ATGCTGACCCAGCTTCGAGAACTCCACCCCGAACCCATTACCGCCGAGAGTTTTGCCCCCTATGGCCAACTGATTACCCCTCAAGAGGATGGCAAACCCTTTGACGCGCAAGATGCCCAGTTAGAGTTAAACCAGGGACAACCTCGCTTCTATCTGATGCGACTGCATTATCGCGGCGATCGCTTCCACCAAATTACTCGTCATGAGCGTTGCAGCCAATGTTTAGGGTCCTTACAGGGACAAAACTGGTATTTGGCGGTGGCCCCTCCCACTCAGGGCAACTGCCCCGATGCAACGCGCCTCAAAGCCTTTCACATCCCCGGAACCTGTTTCGTGAAGCTGCATCGCGGAACCTGGCACGCTGGCCCCTATTTTGAGGCGGAAACGGTCGATTTCTATAATCTGGAACTGACGGATACCAATGTGACAGATCACCTCAGTTACGATTATCTTGAGAAGGATGGAGTCGAGTTTTCCATCATCCCCAAACCGGACTAA
- a CDS encoding S8 family serine peptidase, which yields MQLPNDPLFSQQWYLYNTGQGGRTPRVDLNLIDENPNTFNVWDEYSGKGVQVGILDDGVQFHHEDLWSNYNSTPKGISYTLGEGLPRHFRHAHGTAVAGIIAGAKNGIGIVGIAFNANITGFYFGDILAFQDMTRLEQQSAFDISNNSWGFSHPFYINSLNPYGQVFQQALEKGIRQGRDGIGTIFVWGGGNSRSELGYESNYNNEKNSRYTIAVAAIDGHGVGAPYSSQGANLLVSAFGDGDFYGNPPSIVTTDLMGLGGSNAPGISQFPESLNLNYTSTFNGTSAAAPMVSGVVALMLEANPYLGYRDVQQILAYSARQNNSTHEDWQFNGARNWNGGGLHVNHDYGFGLVDAHGAVRLAESWTFQNGWIGKPAQSTWVNEKSFEGLSSLGRVIPKAETISDTIILPAGIELESAEIRVTVSHEAIEDLVIRLTSPGGTESILFDGSRLNTLKLGKNGRVDFSEFRDNPSLFTDDSFLQELGESYQQGIDFTFSSTFNWGESSEGDWILTLENLGMNHDGQLKDWGLNVYGSEDSGNRAYIYTEEYGALTDPERQYLENRQGQHLLNATAMRSDSRIDLTRQSDSILAGQPLTLDADTQIVAVFGGDGNDMIWGNPDQSTYLMNRRGNNLMVGGNGNDIIQGGVGNDILSGGAGDDILSGGAGDDILFGGAGDNTLFGGAGDDLLVGGQGNDILSGDFGNDTLIGGGGNNIFVLRPDGGQNVIDDFTVGSDRLGLSHGLTFDALTFEQSGTDTLIRQGDQTWTIVSNVDSASLTPESFLEIRFV from the coding sequence ATGCAACTACCGAATGACCCGCTGTTTTCTCAACAGTGGTACCTTTACAATACCGGTCAAGGGGGGCGCACGCCTCGGGTTGATTTAAACCTGATTGATGAAAACCCCAATACCTTTAATGTTTGGGATGAGTATAGTGGAAAAGGGGTCCAAGTTGGCATCTTGGATGATGGGGTTCAGTTCCACCATGAAGACCTATGGAGTAACTATAATTCCACTCCTAAAGGCATCAGCTATACCCTGGGAGAGGGATTACCCCGCCACTTCAGACATGCTCATGGAACAGCGGTGGCTGGCATTATTGCTGGAGCCAAGAATGGGATTGGTATTGTTGGAATCGCGTTCAATGCAAACATCACCGGTTTTTATTTTGGTGATATCTTGGCTTTTCAGGATATGACGCGGTTGGAACAGCAGTCTGCTTTTGATATCTCGAATAATAGTTGGGGGTTCAGTCATCCCTTTTACATCAACTCATTAAATCCGTATGGACAGGTGTTTCAACAAGCACTAGAAAAAGGTATCCGTCAGGGTCGAGATGGCATTGGGACAATCTTTGTTTGGGGGGGTGGAAATTCGAGAAGTGAGTTAGGCTATGAGTCCAACTACAACAATGAAAAAAATTCACGTTATACCATTGCCGTGGCAGCAATTGATGGTCATGGGGTGGGTGCGCCATACAGCAGCCAGGGAGCGAATTTACTGGTGTCCGCCTTTGGTGATGGGGATTTCTATGGGAATCCTCCCAGCATTGTTACTACTGATTTAATGGGGCTTGGAGGTTCTAATGCACCGGGCATCTCTCAGTTTCCAGAGTCCTTAAATTTGAACTATACCTCTACATTTAACGGAACCTCTGCTGCTGCCCCGATGGTCTCTGGGGTGGTTGCCTTGATGCTCGAAGCCAATCCTTATCTTGGCTATCGGGATGTGCAACAAATTCTTGCCTATTCAGCACGACAAAATAACTCAACTCATGAAGATTGGCAATTCAACGGGGCCAGAAATTGGAATGGGGGAGGTCTTCATGTCAATCATGATTATGGGTTTGGATTGGTGGATGCTCATGGAGCCGTTCGATTGGCGGAAAGCTGGACTTTCCAAAATGGATGGATAGGCAAACCAGCACAAAGCACCTGGGTGAATGAAAAAAGTTTTGAAGGACTTTCAAGTTTGGGACGGGTGATTCCTAAAGCTGAAACAATTTCTGATACGATTATCCTTCCGGCGGGTATCGAATTAGAGTCTGCTGAGATTCGGGTGACGGTCTCCCATGAAGCGATCGAGGATTTAGTGATTCGTTTGACCTCTCCTGGGGGAACTGAGAGCATTCTGTTTGATGGCTCTCGGTTAAATACCTTAAAGCTAGGAAAAAATGGAAGGGTTGATTTTTCTGAATTTCGTGATAATCCTAGTTTATTTACTGATGATTCGTTCCTTCAGGAGTTAGGAGAGTCCTACCAGCAGGGCATCGATTTTACCTTTTCGAGTACCTTTAACTGGGGTGAAAGCAGTGAAGGAGACTGGATTCTTACCCTGGAAAATTTGGGCATGAATCATGACGGTCAGCTCAAAGATTGGGGCTTAAATGTTTATGGATCTGAGGACTCTGGGAATCGGGCGTATATCTATACCGAAGAATATGGCGCGCTCACAGACCCAGAACGGCAATATCTGGAGAATCGTCAGGGCCAGCATCTTCTCAATGCAACGGCGATGCGCTCTGATAGTCGGATCGATCTCACGCGCCAGTCTGACAGTATCCTTGCCGGCCAACCCCTGACGCTGGATGCGGACACTCAAATTGTGGCGGTCTTTGGTGGCGATGGGAATGACATGATTTGGGGCAACCCAGACCAGTCAACTTACCTTATGAACCGACGCGGTAATAACCTTATGGTCGGTGGGAACGGTAACGATATTATTCAAGGGGGGGTGGGTAATGATATTCTCTCCGGTGGGGCGGGCGATGATATTCTCTCCGGTGGGGCGGGTGATGATATTCTCTTCGGTGGGGCGGGTGATAATACTCTCTTCGGTGGGGCGGGTGATGATCTCTTGGTTGGGGGACAGGGGAATGACATTCTATCGGGGGATTTTGGAAATGATACCCTCATTGGTGGCGGCGGGAATAATATCTTTGTCCTGCGTCCTGATGGGGGACAAAATGTTATCGATGATTTCACGGTGGGGAGCGATCGCCTCGGACTGTCCCATGGCTTAACCTTTGACGCCTTGACCTTCGAGCAGTCTGGAACTGATACCCTGATTCGTCAAGGGGATCAGACCTGGACGATTGTCAGTAATGTAGACTCGGCGAGCTTGACGCCAGAAAGTTTCCTGGAGATAAGGTTTGTCTAA
- a CDS encoding DNA phosphorothioation-associated putative methyltransferase yields MTPPATVSDSLQALIDMAREVGLLVSTPQDGTELLEQLPHEEMVSACHESRVGKLLPRAFYVHRSALESLPLPLRLYEAYAATEVEQLEQTTLVKFSLTHPQLSYLSYPDFDANPHPALVQSILVNLQQKTVSQRNYHSSENPPILHRKETFVQENYPGYEQFVTLTQQEEQLGLLDNTRHIGTRANWQRYLQDMGVEIQGHQLIRRETHNPLKASIERHRAAMVRHDLSRPIKLALEAGLLTPETSTFDYGCGYGGDVKRLNERGIVTQGWDPYYQPDTPLEPAGFVNLGYVINVIEDPQERREALQNAWQLTQDVLLVSAQVLVGDRDEGELVYGDGVVTQRGTFQKYYEQEELKAYIDGVLGVDSLPLGLGVYGVFRNLEQREAFRVSRLRSRTQTPRVRVSVQRFEEYQEALQPLMQFFGDRGRLPKPTELPEEADIVDIFGSVRRAFRVVLQATDEAEWEEICERRRQELLIYLALTALGDRPRFSDLDLAIQYDIRAFFGNYKQALMAADLMLYGLGSLERLGKLCDRSEIGQRSSRGLLVHASAFDELDPLLRLYEGCASQTIGRMDDTTLIQFHTQRPKISYFYCPDFDAKAHPIIKTIMQIDLQDLRVRRYEYELFENPFILHKKEELVTPDYPNYDRFRRLTQQEQKWGLLDNPEAIRRYRPWLKCLQDHGAEVRGHRVYWRKDVDPYQKRVIEAQKKSKLKL; encoded by the coding sequence ATGACTCCCCCAGCCACCGTCTCTGATTCCCTACAAGCTCTCATTGACATGGCCCGAGAGGTGGGACTGTTGGTGTCAACGCCGCAAGATGGAACGGAACTCCTCGAACAACTCCCCCATGAGGAGATGGTGAGCGCCTGTCACGAGAGTCGCGTCGGGAAACTTCTCCCCCGCGCCTTCTATGTCCATCGCAGTGCGCTGGAGAGTCTTCCCCTTCCCCTGCGCCTCTATGAAGCTTACGCCGCCACAGAAGTTGAACAACTCGAACAGACTACCCTCGTCAAGTTCTCTCTGACGCATCCACAACTGTCTTATCTGTCTTATCCTGACTTTGATGCCAATCCGCATCCGGCCTTGGTGCAAAGTATCCTGGTGAACTTACAACAGAAAACTGTCAGTCAACGCAACTACCACAGTTCAGAAAATCCCCCGATTCTGCATCGCAAGGAAACTTTTGTACAAGAGAATTATCCCGGTTATGAGCAGTTTGTTACCTTAACCCAGCAAGAGGAACAGTTAGGCCTACTCGACAATACCCGCCATATTGGCACTCGGGCAAATTGGCAACGCTATTTGCAAGATATGGGGGTCGAGATTCAGGGACATCAGTTAATCCGCCGAGAAACCCATAACCCCCTGAAAGCAAGCATTGAACGTCACCGCGCAGCGATGGTGCGCCATGATTTGTCTCGTCCGATTAAGTTAGCATTGGAGGCGGGATTGTTAACCCCTGAAACGTCCACTTTTGACTATGGATGTGGCTATGGTGGGGATGTAAAGCGGCTCAATGAACGGGGGATTGTAACTCAGGGATGGGACCCTTATTATCAACCGGATACGCCCTTAGAACCGGCTGGGTTTGTGAATTTGGGCTATGTGATTAATGTCATTGAAGATCCCCAGGAACGCCGGGAAGCCTTGCAGAACGCTTGGCAGTTAACCCAAGATGTATTGCTGGTGTCGGCTCAGGTGTTGGTGGGCGATCGCGATGAGGGAGAATTGGTCTATGGCGATGGAGTGGTCACCCAGCGGGGAACCTTTCAGAAATATTATGAACAGGAGGAGTTAAAGGCTTATATTGACGGGGTGTTGGGGGTGGATTCCCTACCGTTGGGGTTGGGGGTGTATGGGGTGTTTCGTAATTTGGAACAGCGCGAGGCCTTTCGGGTGTCTCGCTTGCGTTCTCGCACTCAAACCCCTCGGGTGCGAGTGTCGGTGCAGCGGTTTGAGGAGTATCAGGAGGCGTTACAGCCGCTGATGCAGTTTTTTGGCGATCGCGGCCGCCTTCCCAAACCCACGGAGTTACCCGAAGAAGCGGATATTGTGGATATCTTTGGCAGTGTCCGTCGTGCCTTTCGCGTGGTGCTGCAAGCGACCGATGAGGCGGAGTGGGAGGAGATTTGTGAACGTCGCCGCCAAGAACTCTTGATTTATTTAGCTCTAACCGCTTTGGGCGATCGCCCCCGTTTTAGCGATTTAGATTTAGCCATTCAATATGACATTCGCGCCTTTTTTGGGAATTATAAACAGGCATTAATGGCAGCAGATTTAATGTTATATGGTTTAGGGAGCTTAGAACGGTTGGGTAAGTTGTGCGATCGCAGTGAAATTGGGCAGCGATCGTCCCGAGGCCTACTCGTCCATGCCAGCGCCTTCGACGAACTCGATCCCCTATTACGTCTTTATGAAGGCTGTGCCAGCCAAACTATCGGCAGAATGGACGACACAACCCTGATCCAATTTCACACCCAACGCCCCAAAATTTCCTATTTCTACTGCCCTGACTTTGATGCCAAGGCACATCCCATCATCAAAACCATCATGCAAATTGACCTGCAAGACCTGCGGGTTCGTCGCTACGAGTACGAGTTATTTGAAAACCCCTTTATTCTGCATAAAAAAGAAGAATTAGTAACCCCAGACTATCCTAACTATGACCGCTTCCGTCGGCTCACGCAACAAGAACAAAAATGGGGACTCCTCGATAACCCAGAAGCGATTAGACGATATAGACCCTGGTTAAAGTGCCTCCAAGACCATGGGGCCGAGGTGCGGGGACATCGAGTCTACTGGCGTAAAGATGTTGACCCCTATCAAAAACGAGTCATCGAAGCCCAGAAAAAAAGCAAATTGAAGCTTTAG
- a CDS encoding S8 family serine peptidase, with amino-acid sequence MQFGPLFDQQWYIYNDGQEGRTPRVDLNLIDHDPNTSNVWDDYTGEGVSISVVDTGIQATHENLIENYDFDPSGLTPPYDLSEATPVPDPAGPAHGTAVAGIISGGQNGIGTTGVAFNSNITGFRFSDIFDETGGIEANPANPLMRQAAFDISNNSWAPGNPFVENFKTDPELEEALEVGITQGRDGLGTVFVWGAGNSREALGYHANYNNLTNSRHTIAVAAIDGQGIAAPYSSQGANLLVSAFGDGDGDEIPGTIATTDFMEIEGYNNPLNPENPDNTPNLNYTTSFDGTSAAAPMVSGVVGLMLEANPYLGHRDVQEILAYSARQNDPTHDDWQFNGAENWNGGGLHANHDYGFGLVDGHTAVRLAESWTLQNTWVDQPSQRTWVNEASLAESSDAAVEIPDGATISDSITLPEGLELQQTEIAVDVSHEAIEDLVITLTSPSGTESVLFDGSQLETINLSIDEMGNPLEAPFAEFRDNPQAFTEDPIAIELGERYQDGIDFTFSSTFNWSETSEGEWTLTIEDGESGIGGTLNNWDLEVYGDEMTPNETYIYTEEYGQLNDPERQVLSNPEGTHTINAAMRSDSLIDINPGATGVLAGQPLTIDENTQIENVWGGDGNDTLLGNEDDNRLINRRGDNLMWSEAGDNFIEGGDGNDTLIGGSGQDSLTATQGDNLLMGGPGDDRIIAGRGNDTLVGGQGNDILEGSDGDDVLSGDLGNDTLIGGGGNNTFVLRPNGGENVITDFNAETDQIGLADGLTQEALTISQAGADAILEEGTETRAILNDADSSLLTPDQFVMMDW; translated from the coding sequence ATGCAATTCGGACCTCTATTCGACCAACAGTGGTACATCTACAACGATGGCCAGGAGGGTCGCACCCCCAGGGTTGACCTGAATTTGATTGACCACGACCCCAATACATCTAACGTTTGGGACGACTACACCGGCGAGGGTGTCAGCATTAGCGTTGTTGATACAGGGATACAAGCCACCCACGAAAATCTTATCGAAAACTATGACTTTGACCCAAGTGGGTTAACTCCCCCCTACGACCTCAGCGAAGCGACACCAGTCCCCGACCCCGCTGGGCCTGCCCATGGAACTGCCGTTGCAGGGATTATTTCTGGGGGCCAAAATGGCATCGGTACGACTGGGGTTGCCTTCAACTCCAATATTACCGGGTTTCGTTTCAGTGATATCTTCGATGAAACGGGGGGAATAGAGGCAAATCCGGCAAATCCACTCATGCGTCAGGCAGCTTTTGATATTTCCAATAATAGTTGGGCACCAGGTAATCCTTTTGTAGAGAATTTCAAAACCGACCCTGAATTAGAAGAAGCACTTGAGGTTGGGATTACCCAGGGTCGTGATGGTCTAGGAACTGTCTTCGTTTGGGGAGCCGGCAATTCGCGGGAAGCGTTAGGGTATCACGCGAACTATAACAATCTAACGAACTCCCGTCACACCATCGCAGTGGCCGCCATCGACGGTCAAGGAATTGCCGCTCCCTACAGTAGTCAGGGTGCGAATCTGCTGGTGTCTGCCTTTGGAGATGGGGATGGAGACGAAATTCCAGGAACCATTGCCACCACTGACTTTATGGAGATTGAGGGCTATAACAATCCCTTAAACCCTGAGAACCCGGATAATACCCCCAACCTGAACTACACCACTAGCTTTGATGGCACCTCTGCCGCTGCTCCTATGGTTTCCGGTGTGGTGGGGTTAATGCTCGAAGCCAACCCCTATCTCGGCCATCGGGATGTGCAAGAAATTCTCGCCTATTCCGCACGACAAAATGACCCCACTCACGACGATTGGCAGTTCAATGGTGCCGAGAATTGGAATGGTGGGGGTCTCCATGCCAACCATGACTATGGCTTTGGTCTAGTAGATGGTCATACCGCCGTCCGTTTAGCCGAAAGTTGGACGTTGCAAAACACCTGGGTTGACCAACCCTCACAACGCACCTGGGTCAATGAAGCCAGTCTAGCTGAGAGTTCTGATGCGGCGGTGGAGATTCCCGATGGGGCAACCATTTCCGACAGCATCACTCTTCCGGAAGGCTTGGAACTGCAACAGACGGAGATTGCCGTGGATGTCTCCCATGAGGCAATTGAAGATTTGGTCATCACCCTCACTTCTCCCTCGGGAACCGAGAGTGTGTTATTTGATGGCTCCCAACTGGAGACCATTAATCTAAGTATAGATGAGATGGGAAATCCCCTAGAGGCTCCCTTCGCCGAATTTCGTGATAATCCTCAGGCGTTTACGGAAGACCCCATCGCGATAGAACTGGGTGAGCGTTACCAAGATGGCATTGATTTCACCTTCTCCAGTACCTTCAACTGGAGTGAAACCAGTGAAGGAGAATGGACTTTAACCATTGAAGATGGGGAATCTGGCATAGGGGGAACACTCAACAATTGGGATTTAGAGGTCTATGGCGATGAAATGACCCCCAATGAAACCTACATCTATACGGAAGAGTATGGCCAGTTAAATGACCCCGAGCGTCAGGTTCTAAGTAATCCCGAGGGAACCCATACCATCAACGCCGCCATGCGTTCCGATAGTCTCATTGACATCAATCCAGGTGCAACGGGGGTCTTGGCAGGTCAACCCTTGACCATTGATGAGAACACCCAGATTGAAAATGTCTGGGGAGGAGATGGCAATGATACCCTCTTGGGCAATGAGGACGATAATCGGCTCATCAACCGCCGAGGCGATAACCTGATGTGGAGTGAGGCAGGAGATAACTTCATTGAAGGGGGAGATGGCAACGACACCCTAATTGGGGGGTCTGGTCAGGATAGCCTAACGGCAACCCAGGGCGATAATCTACTCATGGGGGGCCCCGGCGATGATCGGATTATCGCTGGTCGGGGCAATGATACCCTCGTTGGCGGTCAGGGAAATGACATCCTTGAAGGGAGTGACGGCGATGATGTCCTCTCGGGAGATTTAGGGAATGATACCCTCATTGGGGGCGGCGGCAATAATACCTTTGTCCTGCGTCCCAATGGTGGGGAGAATGTAATTACGGACTTTAACGCCGAGACTGACCAAATTGGCTTAGCCGATGGTCTGACTCAAGAGGCACTTACTATTAGCCAAGCCGGGGCTGACGCCATCCTGGAAGAAGGAACAGAAACCCGAGCAATTCTCAATGATGCGGATTCGAGTCTGTTAACCCCAGACCAATTTGTGATGATGGATTGGTGA